The following DNA comes from Anaerolineae bacterium.
AGAACCGTAAGGAAGCACGACGCCCTTTGGTCCAAACCCACTTGGAAACCCGAGGCATCCGCAAGACAGCCCGAATTTGGGGCACCTCCCGCCAGGTGGTGCGGAAGTGGGTGCGGCGTGATCGGCAAGCCGGAAACGCAGGCCTGGAAGAAGCACACCCCATGTCCTTGTGTGGCCGTTGGATGTGAAGGAAATACCGCACCAAGGCGCCTTAGGCACCCTACGGGTCACCCATTGGCGACGCCGCCGTCTCCCTGCCCACCAATGGACCGCCTGTGAGGGACGTGCCCGGCTCCGTTTCCCGGCCTACAGTTCCGCCCTGAATCGGACCCATGGTCTGGCCTTCCTCGTCTTGGTGGCCATGTGGCTACGGGCCCATGGCGTTGAAGCGCCCCGGGTCTTTCAGACAGACTGGGGCCAGGAATTCGGTGGAGATAACCCGGAACACACCCAACGCCTCTCTGAGCAGTTTCTTGCTCCCTTACAGGCCGGCTTAGCCCGCTATCCCAAGGGGCATAATGGCCAGGTAGAACGCAGCCATCGCACCGAT
Coding sequences within:
- a CDS encoding transposase, whose amino-acid sequence is MKEIPHQGALGTLRVTHWRRRRLPAHQWTACEGRARLRFPAYSSALNRTHGLAFLVLVAMWLRAHGVEAPRVFQTDWGQEFGGDNPEHTQRLSEQFLAPLQAGLARYPKGHNGQVERSHRTDDEAFYWPYALRIQPPEDLLRHAGRWVVFYNMLRPHYGAGMEGRPPLTVLKHLGYTGPDTLTAFPPFAPGHHQY